Sequence from the Zeugodacus cucurbitae isolate PBARC_wt_2022May chromosome 2, idZeuCucr1.2, whole genome shotgun sequence genome:
TGTGCGATATCTTTGAAATTAtgatttaacaaatttcaagtaATTTTTTAGCGTATTTACACTTAAATTGACATTTTTATCAGACTGCCGCAAATTTTTTCCGTGCGTTTTCTCACTTTTTCtacgaagaaaataaatatggcGCCAGTGCACTTTTTCGTGAATGTCTAATATTAGGaagtatatggaaagtagtattaaaaaataccttatgattttgacagctgttaccATGCGAATATTGGGAGAAGTAGAATGATAGAATAGTATTTGACGTGATGTGTCAGTTTTTATTCAgtaatttttgctaaaatttgtgaaaatagtGACATTTAACACAATATTAAATTTCGTTATAATATGCAAaacgaatacattttttaaaagtgtacaaaatgaAGCATTCTACTTCACCAACACCATCACTGGCTGGATCCAGTTATGCGCCATCATATACAACATCTCGAGGCCAATCGCCGCTACCACCACCAGCAAACCATAGCAGAAATTGTCTATCAGCAACAAGCAAAAGTTACAAATACCTACGGCGACTACTAAAATTTAACCAAATGGACTTCGAGTTTGCTGTTTGGCAAatgatatatttgtttatatcacCGCAAAAagtttatagaaattttaactACAGAAAGCGTTAGTATTATAACTCATTACATACAAGTATGTTGATAAAaatcaacttttttattattttcttttagagACCAAATCGCAATTCGCCAGAGATGATCCTGCTTTCTTAGTGCTGCTTGTAGTTTGCCTCTGTGGTAAGTTCCTAATgacagaaaatattttgattgttttttcatACTTTTGCCACTCTTAACAGTGACGTCTGTGGTACTCGCGTGGACAATGGGCCTAAACTTTTTGCAGAGTATTTCATTCATATTATATGTAGTGTTTGTGGATTGCATCTTTGCGGGCATCATTGTAGCTTCATTCCTCTGGGTAATGACGAATCGTTACTTGCGCAGCAGTAATTTGGAACCTGATATTGAATGGGGCTATGCTTTCGATGTTCATTTAAACGCTTTCTTTCCACCATTAATATTGCTACACTTTGTTCAGCTGTTTTTCTATGATTGGGTTATAAGCCAGCCATGGTTTTTCTCGCGATTGCTTGGCAACACATTTTGGCTTTGCGCGTTgagttattatatttatataacatttttaggATATAACTGTAAGTATACCTAGAAAATTTCGATACATACtaactaaaataattaaaatctgttTCCACTTCAGGTATACCACATTTGAAAAATACGCGCCTGATTCTCATACCTTTACCCATAATATTTCTTTTCTATCTGGTGACTGTGATCATTGGTTGGAATGTGACGATttcgtttattaatttttataagtaccGTGTTtactaaaaattgtaataataagttatatatgcattattaatagagttgtttatttatatacttataagaGACTTTAATTGACTACATATCTATGTAgacattattaaaatcatatgaaaaatattataatgaaaGATGTGTAACTTTGATATTTTTCGGATATAAACGCAAGCaggtttttatttacaaaactgTATTCCAACTttagtatgtatgttttaaattacataaaGTACATGTTTAGTAAATAttacgaaagaaaaacaaataattataacaattttcCGCAGACCTACGCCAATTTGGTGGGTTTAACAAAAGAACGTTTGCGTTTGTTACGTTTTCGTTGTAATTCCAGACTATGCAATTGTGAGTGT
This genomic interval carries:
- the LOC105214044 gene encoding protein unc-50 homolog, coding for MKHSTSPTPSLAGSSYAPSYTTSRGQSPLPPPANHSRNCLSATSKSYKYLRRLLKFNQMDFEFAVWQMIYLFISPQKVYRNFNYRKQTKSQFARDDPAFLVLLVVCLCVTSVVLAWTMGLNFLQSISFILYVVFVDCIFAGIIVASFLWVMTNRYLRSSNLEPDIEWGYAFDVHLNAFFPPLILLHFVQLFFYDWVISQPWFFSRLLGNTFWLCALSYYIYITFLGYNCIPHLKNTRLILIPLPIIFLFYLVTVIIGWNVTISFINFYKYRVY